A genomic segment from Tuwongella immobilis encodes:
- the pruA gene encoding L-glutamate gamma-semialdehyde dehydrogenase has protein sequence MSGFDREARIQTIGRALFAGIDRSEPLLGTPAWFDDQLMGFTMSNPALKVQLFRFIDALPLLKNSESISQHLREYLGEQRELMPWIVRAGLPWIPSRGLAGRFLAWSARWNAERLARRFIAGTNVAEAVAAVAGMRQRSLAFTIDLLGEATITEPEADAVAQQYHELLDGLSTTVNSWPTIEAIDRDHDRAIPRVNVSVKLSALYSQFDPIDPVGTARVVNSRLRPILRQAKQLGAFVNFDMEQYSFKDVTLKIFRDLLMEPEFRDWPDVGIAMQAYLRDTEADLHALGQWAKSRGTPVWIRLVKGAYWDYETVIAAQNDWMVPVFTEKWQSDASFERCGRYLMENWRWLRPAFGSHNLRSIAAMMAAAEEFGVPENAYEFQMLYGMADRIASSLQSLRRRVRIYTPYGQLLPGMAYLVRRLLENTSNESFLRAGFHDHLPEEELLMNPQARAELRNGSESRNGHAAAATSAASHTPATVVAERPFTNEPPIDFSREANQQRMQAALDQVRGQLGRGYPLSIGGKPVETGAWIESVNPSHARQLVGQVAAAGPSHTLQAIETAKRAFDSWRDTDVEVRAEILRKAAAIIRQRRFELAAWITLESAKPWRESDGDVAEAIDFLEYYATGMERLAHSRHRNLPGEANETFYEPRGVAVVIAPWNFPLAILTGMVSAALVTGNTVIMKPAEQSPVIAALLQRILEEAGVPAGVVNYLPGVGEVIGPILVQHPDVALIAFTGSLGVGLAINKLAGETPQGQLHIKKVIAELGGKNAMIVDGDADLDEAVKGVVDSAFGFAGQKCSAGSRAIVLEPIYDRFVERLVEATKALTVAPADEPGCGVPPVIDAEARNRILKMIEVGKSEAKLAFGGDVGELANEGFYVAPHVFVDVPPNASLAQDEIFGPVLAVTKAANLDEALAIANGTRFALTGGIFSRSPQNIATVKRKFRVGNLYVNRKITGALVDRQPFGGFRLSGIGSKAGGPDYLLQFLLPRTITENTLRRGFAPEVMTD, from the coding sequence ATGTCGGGTTTCGATCGAGAGGCTCGAATCCAGACCATTGGGCGAGCGTTGTTCGCGGGAATCGATCGGTCTGAACCATTGCTGGGCACCCCCGCTTGGTTCGACGATCAACTCATGGGGTTCACCATGAGCAATCCCGCCTTAAAGGTCCAACTCTTTCGGTTTATCGACGCACTACCGCTCTTGAAGAATTCGGAATCCATCAGCCAGCATTTGCGCGAATATCTCGGCGAACAACGAGAACTCATGCCGTGGATTGTGCGGGCGGGGCTGCCGTGGATTCCCAGTCGGGGACTTGCCGGGCGATTCCTGGCCTGGTCCGCCCGATGGAATGCGGAGCGGTTGGCACGTCGATTTATTGCGGGCACCAATGTCGCCGAGGCCGTGGCAGCCGTGGCGGGCATGCGGCAACGCTCGTTGGCCTTCACCATCGACCTGTTGGGAGAGGCCACCATCACCGAACCGGAAGCAGATGCCGTGGCGCAGCAGTATCACGAACTGCTCGACGGATTGTCCACCACGGTGAACTCCTGGCCAACCATCGAAGCCATCGATCGCGACCATGATCGCGCGATTCCGCGCGTAAATGTGTCGGTGAAATTGTCGGCGCTCTATTCCCAATTCGACCCGATTGACCCGGTGGGGACAGCCCGTGTCGTGAATTCGCGGCTGCGTCCGATTCTGCGACAAGCGAAGCAGCTGGGGGCGTTCGTCAATTTTGATATGGAGCAGTATTCGTTCAAAGATGTGACGCTGAAGATTTTCCGCGATCTGCTGATGGAACCGGAATTCCGAGACTGGCCAGATGTCGGAATCGCCATGCAAGCCTATCTGCGCGATACCGAGGCGGATCTGCACGCGCTCGGCCAATGGGCGAAATCACGGGGCACCCCGGTCTGGATTCGCTTGGTCAAAGGGGCGTATTGGGATTACGAAACCGTCATCGCCGCGCAGAACGATTGGATGGTTCCGGTATTCACGGAAAAGTGGCAATCGGATGCATCGTTTGAACGCTGCGGCCGCTATTTGATGGAGAATTGGCGCTGGCTGCGACCCGCGTTCGGCAGTCACAACCTGCGCAGTATCGCCGCGATGATGGCCGCCGCCGAGGAATTCGGCGTCCCGGAAAATGCGTATGAATTCCAGATGCTTTATGGCATGGCCGATCGCATCGCCTCCAGCCTACAATCCTTGCGGCGGCGGGTGCGGATTTACACCCCCTACGGGCAATTGCTGCCGGGCATGGCTTATTTGGTCCGCCGGTTGTTAGAAAATACGTCGAACGAATCATTCTTGCGGGCGGGATTCCACGATCATTTGCCGGAAGAGGAGTTGTTGATGAATCCGCAAGCGCGAGCCGAACTTCGCAATGGATCCGAGTCCCGAAATGGCCACGCCGCCGCCGCAACATCGGCCGCATCCCATACCCCCGCGACAGTCGTTGCCGAGCGACCCTTCACGAATGAACCGCCAATCGATTTCAGCCGCGAAGCCAATCAGCAACGCATGCAAGCGGCGTTGGACCAGGTGCGCGGCCAACTCGGTCGCGGCTACCCGCTGAGCATTGGCGGCAAGCCCGTGGAAACCGGTGCATGGATCGAATCGGTGAATCCCTCGCATGCGCGGCAACTGGTCGGCCAAGTCGCCGCCGCCGGGCCAAGCCACACCTTGCAAGCCATTGAGACCGCCAAGCGGGCGTTCGACTCCTGGCGGGATACCGACGTGGAAGTGCGGGCCGAAATCCTCCGCAAGGCCGCGGCGATCATCCGCCAACGTCGATTCGAACTCGCGGCCTGGATCACCCTGGAATCCGCCAAGCCGTGGCGGGAGTCGGATGGCGATGTGGCCGAGGCGATCGATTTTCTGGAATACTACGCTACCGGCATGGAACGTCTGGCCCATTCCCGCCATCGGAATCTGCCCGGCGAAGCGAATGAGACGTTCTACGAGCCGCGCGGCGTGGCTGTCGTCATCGCCCCGTGGAATTTCCCGTTGGCGATTCTCACTGGAATGGTCAGCGCGGCGCTGGTGACGGGCAACACGGTGATTATGAAGCCCGCCGAGCAATCGCCGGTCATCGCCGCGTTGTTGCAGCGCATTCTGGAAGAAGCGGGTGTCCCCGCGGGGGTGGTGAATTATCTGCCCGGCGTCGGCGAGGTCATTGGCCCGATTCTGGTGCAACACCCCGATGTTGCTCTGATCGCCTTCACCGGCTCGCTGGGCGTGGGGCTGGCCATCAACAAACTGGCCGGCGAGACACCCCAGGGGCAACTGCACATCAAGAAAGTCATCGCCGAATTGGGCGGCAAAAACGCCATGATCGTCGATGGCGATGCCGATTTGGACGAGGCGGTGAAGGGGGTGGTCGATAGCGCATTCGGATTCGCCGGCCAGAAATGCTCGGCGGGATCCCGCGCGATTGTGCTGGAACCCATCTACGACCGCTTCGTCGAGCGGCTGGTGGAAGCGACCAAAGCGCTGACCGTGGCCCCGGCGGATGAACCGGGTTGTGGTGTGCCACCGGTGATCGATGCCGAGGCCCGCAATCGCATTCTGAAGATGATTGAAGTTGGCAAATCCGAAGCGAAACTCGCCTTCGGCGGCGATGTCGGCGAGTTGGCCAACGAAGGATTTTATGTGGCGCCGCATGTGTTTGTGGATGTGCCGCCGAATGCGAGTTTGGCCCAGGATGAAATTTTCGGGCCGGTGCTGGCCGTCACCAAAGCCGCGAATCTGGACGAAGCCCTGGCGATTGCCAACGGCACGCGATTTGCGCTGACGGGCGGAATCTTTTCGCGCTCGCCGCAAAATATCGCCACCGTCAAACGGAAATTCCGGGTGGGGAATCTGTACGTGAATCGCAAGATCACTGGTGCATTGGTGGATCGGCAACCGTTTGGCGGGTTCCGACTATCGGGAATTGGCTCAAAAGCGGGCGGACCGGATTACCTGCTGCAATTTCTGTTGCCTCGGACGATCACCGAGAATACGCTGCGACGAGGATTTGCCCCGGAGGTCATGACCGACTAA
- a CDS encoding serine/threonine protein kinase, which produces MAASVGKFQVLGTLGTGAHSTILHIRRASDSREYALKVVNIDDEDDVKFLEQARHEFRVAKMLDHPNLIKISIAEEERTWLFRVKKIQLLIEYVRGKALDQVPLMAPTKLLVVAQKIAAGMVHMHRRGVYHADLKPNNIMMAPGGVVKIIDFGLAWIKGEEKDRVQGTPEYMAPETVKDKVVNDATEIFNFGATLYRLLTLRNSPNLLEAMETMKVNDKVWRELLKPITDFNPKVPAELANLVHQCLEYSPKRRPQSMSDVQERITQLMQELGVEDDA; this is translated from the coding sequence ATGGCAGCTTCGGTCGGCAAATTTCAGGTACTTGGCACGCTCGGCACCGGGGCGCACAGCACGATTTTGCACATTCGTCGCGCCAGCGATTCCCGCGAGTACGCGCTCAAAGTCGTGAACATCGACGATGAAGACGATGTCAAGTTTCTCGAGCAAGCGCGTCACGAATTCCGCGTCGCGAAAATGCTCGATCATCCCAACCTGATTAAAATTTCGATTGCCGAAGAAGAACGCACTTGGCTGTTTCGAGTCAAGAAAATTCAACTGCTGATCGAATATGTTCGAGGCAAAGCATTGGATCAGGTGCCGCTGATGGCCCCGACCAAGCTGCTGGTGGTGGCCCAAAAGATTGCCGCGGGGATGGTGCATATGCACCGGCGTGGCGTGTATCACGCGGATCTGAAGCCGAATAACATCATGATGGCCCCCGGTGGCGTCGTGAAAATTATCGACTTCGGCCTGGCGTGGATCAAAGGCGAGGAAAAAGACCGGGTGCAAGGCACGCCGGAATATATGGCCCCGGAAACGGTCAAAGATAAAGTCGTGAACGATGCCACCGAGATTTTCAATTTCGGGGCAACCCTGTATCGTTTGTTGACGCTTCGGAATTCTCCGAATCTGTTGGAAGCGATGGAGACGATGAAGGTCAATGACAAGGTTTGGCGCGAATTGCTCAAACCAATCACAGACTTTAATCCGAAGGTGCCGGCGGAATTGGCGAACCTGGTGCATCAATGCCTGGAATATTCGCCCAAACGTCGGCCGCAATCGATGAGCGATGTTCAAGAACGAATCACCCAATTGATGCAAGAACTGGGTGTGGAAGATGATGCGTAG
- a CDS encoding DUF3754 domain-containing protein: protein MADFDDREHFIPLRSTDLVQLLVDEKNPLGGPTLSEGEQHQFRQFSRLVGAHFHQHFHQQMVDLKDAYTEFDPDRDTRSLKPLNDADRATAQADMLKLIDGLLQKANYTRLNREEIQEVMDGASDWGIDMEVDWSVFDELEVYYRGDMREKRIKRSLMTLFRKREREVKVFRRMVVILKQNDHPRLGPTADTRNIFLKLFKDIPQVDLEMVLPGTRMKMPKLERGKLIASLISTVAMMIWKIFTTVTAVAITVGTLFSLTFLMPLAVVVGYGYKQYSSYQVTKQTYQFRLTQTLYFQTLDNNAGVLFRLLDEAEEQECREAILAYFYLWRYAGSQGWSLEALDDYIELELEKRLNLRIDFEISDAMEKLERIGLVEKVYDRYRAIPLDEAVSRLQQVGTEQFQTV from the coding sequence ATGGCCGATTTCGACGATCGTGAGCATTTTATTCCGCTGCGAAGCACCGATCTGGTGCAACTGCTTGTGGATGAGAAAAATCCGCTGGGCGGCCCGACGCTCAGCGAAGGTGAGCAGCATCAGTTTCGACAATTCTCTCGACTGGTGGGTGCCCACTTCCATCAGCACTTCCATCAACAGATGGTGGACCTCAAAGACGCCTACACCGAATTCGATCCCGACCGGGATACCCGATCGCTCAAGCCGCTCAATGATGCGGACCGAGCGACGGCGCAAGCCGATATGCTGAAGCTCATTGATGGGCTACTGCAGAAGGCGAATTACACCCGACTCAACCGCGAAGAAATCCAAGAAGTCATGGACGGTGCCAGCGATTGGGGCATCGACATGGAAGTGGATTGGAGCGTCTTCGATGAGTTGGAAGTCTACTATCGCGGCGACATGCGAGAAAAGCGCATCAAGCGTAGCCTGATGACGCTGTTTCGCAAGCGGGAACGCGAGGTGAAAGTCTTTCGCCGCATGGTGGTGATCCTCAAGCAGAATGATCACCCACGACTCGGGCCGACGGCCGATACCCGCAATATCTTCCTGAAGTTGTTCAAAGATATTCCGCAAGTGGACTTGGAAATGGTGCTGCCCGGCACCCGCATGAAGATGCCCAAGTTGGAGCGTGGCAAACTCATCGCCTCGCTGATTTCTACCGTGGCGATGATGATTTGGAAGATTTTCACCACGGTGACGGCGGTAGCAATCACGGTGGGCACGCTGTTTAGCCTCACCTTCCTGATGCCGCTCGCAGTGGTGGTGGGCTATGGCTACAAGCAGTATTCCAGCTATCAGGTGACGAAGCAGACGTATCAATTCCGGCTGACGCAGACGCTTTATTTCCAAACGCTGGACAACAACGCCGGGGTGCTGTTCCGACTGCTGGATGAGGCCGAAGAACAAGAATGCCGCGAGGCGATTCTGGCCTACTTCTATTTGTGGCGCTACGCGGGCAGCCAAGGCTGGTCGTTGGAAGCGCTGGATGATTACATCGAATTGGAATTGGAAAAACGGCTGAACCTGCGCATCGATTTCGAAATCAGTGATGCCATGGAAAAGCTCGAACGAATCGGGTTGGTGGAGAAGGTCTACGATCGCTATCGGGCGATTCCGCTCGACGAAGCCGTCAGTCGGCTCCAACAAGTCGGGACCGAGCAGTTCCAAACAGTCTAA